One stretch of Micromonospora echinospora DNA includes these proteins:
- a CDS encoding MFS transporter, translating to MARARARIAALLLALGVLAGATISWPVIGAATPAYAAAPVTQARAELCSTKEWQADFRACVGRLKAVSEDQVECRNAPVPAAPDSGLAGWFASRPDSAKELGPSGLYSHYGYAGYSYNTYDVDGGCASSVLHPDYRFTTMVANGEFMFANAVIGASNALRERAWDPRTMWSWADPLVEQATKAVYQKVFSVFGIITVCVVGLYLLWRSRQSDMSNAMTTAGWALLVMVAVTALAAWPVKSANIADNTLITTLGVVHDAVGPTSKTVPPDKCALPNPSACVDKRPPAVRASDTATETMLYRNWLRGVLGSADSETAKKYGEALYDAKSLTWEESEKLRQNPATREGTIKAKQQRWARVAEQIKTEDPEAYEYLQGTRDMDRIGAGFIAVLASVLFAMFDLTASLLVLLGFLIFRWAVIAAPILGTVGLMRPASAGLRRLANAVVAAVFNIAIFGTGAAIYLFAVDLIMNTATLPGWLQVVLVWLCGVVGWLLLRPYRRITQLGGKDSSEAVSSAGSWHRRFFRDMRIAARLDVAEPGGTNEPTIGKRRTVTADQRSLRPEARHEDPAHSATPAGRERPDGRERPEEAPATGRPGGSPAATPRPRRAPSTWTEPDVPEEAPSYAVYRPDSASRGTSPARPAPRIRSEAR from the coding sequence ATGGCGAGGGCCCGGGCACGGATCGCGGCGCTCCTCCTCGCGCTCGGCGTACTCGCCGGGGCCACGATCTCCTGGCCGGTGATCGGGGCGGCCACACCCGCGTACGCCGCCGCGCCGGTCACCCAGGCGCGGGCCGAACTGTGCAGCACCAAGGAGTGGCAGGCCGACTTCCGCGCCTGCGTCGGCCGCCTCAAGGCGGTGAGCGAGGACCAGGTCGAGTGCCGCAACGCGCCGGTGCCCGCCGCGCCGGACTCGGGCCTGGCCGGCTGGTTCGCGTCCCGGCCCGACTCGGCGAAGGAGCTCGGGCCGAGTGGCCTCTACAGCCACTACGGCTACGCCGGCTACAGCTACAACACGTACGACGTGGACGGCGGCTGCGCCTCCTCGGTGCTCCATCCGGACTACCGCTTCACCACGATGGTCGCCAACGGCGAGTTCATGTTCGCCAATGCGGTGATCGGCGCGTCGAACGCGCTGCGGGAGCGCGCCTGGGATCCGCGAACGATGTGGAGCTGGGCGGACCCGCTGGTGGAGCAGGCCACAAAGGCCGTCTACCAGAAGGTGTTCAGCGTCTTCGGCATCATCACCGTCTGCGTGGTGGGTCTCTACCTGCTCTGGCGGTCCCGCCAGTCGGACATGAGCAACGCGATGACCACGGCGGGCTGGGCCCTGCTGGTGATGGTGGCGGTGACCGCGCTGGCCGCCTGGCCGGTCAAGTCCGCGAACATCGCCGACAACACGCTGATCACCACGCTGGGCGTGGTGCACGACGCGGTCGGCCCCACCTCCAAGACCGTTCCGCCGGACAAGTGCGCACTGCCGAACCCGAGCGCCTGTGTCGACAAGCGGCCACCCGCCGTGCGCGCCAGCGACACGGCTACCGAGACAATGCTGTACCGGAACTGGCTGCGCGGTGTGCTCGGCTCGGCGGACAGCGAGACCGCGAAGAAGTACGGCGAAGCGCTCTACGACGCGAAGTCCCTGACCTGGGAGGAGTCGGAAAAGCTCCGCCAGAATCCGGCAACCCGCGAGGGCACGATCAAGGCCAAGCAGCAGCGGTGGGCCCGTGTTGCCGAGCAGATCAAGACCGAGGACCCGGAGGCGTACGAGTACCTCCAGGGCACCCGGGACATGGACCGGATCGGAGCCGGGTTCATCGCGGTGCTGGCCTCGGTGCTGTTCGCGATGTTCGACCTCACCGCGTCGCTGCTGGTGCTGCTCGGCTTCCTGATCTTCCGCTGGGCGGTGATCGCCGCGCCGATCCTCGGCACGGTCGGCCTGATGCGCCCGGCCAGCGCCGGCCTCCGGCGGCTGGCGAACGCTGTGGTCGCCGCCGTCTTCAACATCGCCATCTTCGGCACCGGCGCGGCCATCTACCTCTTCGCCGTCGACCTGATCATGAACACCGCCACGCTGCCCGGCTGGCTCCAGGTGGTGCTGGTCTGGCTCTGCGGCGTGGTCGGCTGGCTGCTGCTGCGGCCGTACCGCCGGATCACCCAGCTCGGCGGCAAGGACAGCAGCGAGGCGGTCAGCTCGGCCGGCTCCTGGCACCGGCGGTTCTTCCGGGACATGCGGATCGCCGCCCGGCTGGACGTGGCCGAGCCCGGCGGCACCAACGAGCCGACGATCGGCAAGCGCCGCACCGTCACGGCCGACCAGCGCAGCCTCCGGCCGGAGGCCCGGCACGAGGATCCGGCACACAGCGCCACACCCGCCGGACGGGAGCGACCGGACGGGCGGGAACGCCCGGAGGAGGCGCCCGCGACCGGACGCCCGGGCGGAAGTCCCGCCGCCACACCCCGGCCCCGGCGGGCGCCGTCGACCTGGACCGAGCCGGACGTGCCGGAGGAGGCGCCCTCCTACGCCGTCTACCGGCCCGATTCGGCCAGCCGCGGCACATCCCCGGCCCGGCCGGCGCCGCGCATCCGCTCCGAGGCCCGGTGA
- a CDS encoding M23 family metallopeptidase, which yields MTAGPAVAGQVRRKLRLGVIATAVTSVLALLCCVGGAGAFLLTELGGDEDDPKLAALTCDPAYQVNLTGDMPRFAEYGERQLRNAAVIIKVGQDMKVPARGWVIALATAMQESALRNLANSTVPASLALPHEGVGADHDSLGLFQQRPGWGTVEQRMTPSYTARKFYQKMVQVPNWQQRPLTVVAQRVQVSAYPDAYAKHEELAGRIVDALAGGAARTVEIAGKAVCDAAAGDRIAASGWTAPLPGGVVSGFRTTARPSHHGVDLAASKGTPIHAASAGRVLVARCDPDRSGRKDCDRDGWPNKGGCGWFVDILHAGGFITRYCHMVERPRVVPGQSVAAGEVIGLSGSSGNSSGPHLHFEVHKNGDRSSNGADNPVPFMRKRGAPLGETG from the coding sequence GTGACCGCCGGCCCGGCCGTCGCCGGACAGGTCCGCCGGAAGCTACGCCTGGGCGTGATCGCCACCGCCGTCACGAGCGTGCTCGCCCTGCTCTGCTGCGTCGGCGGCGCCGGCGCCTTCCTCCTCACCGAACTGGGCGGCGACGAGGACGACCCGAAGCTCGCGGCCCTGACCTGTGATCCGGCCTACCAGGTGAACCTGACCGGGGACATGCCGCGCTTCGCCGAGTACGGCGAGCGTCAGCTGCGCAACGCCGCCGTCATCATCAAGGTCGGCCAGGACATGAAGGTCCCCGCTCGCGGCTGGGTGATCGCGCTGGCCACCGCCATGCAGGAATCAGCGCTGCGCAACCTGGCGAACAGCACGGTCCCGGCGTCGCTCGCGCTGCCGCACGAGGGGGTCGGCGCCGACCACGACTCGCTCGGCCTGTTCCAGCAGCGGCCCGGGTGGGGCACCGTCGAGCAGCGGATGACGCCCTCGTACACGGCCCGGAAGTTCTACCAGAAGATGGTGCAGGTGCCGAACTGGCAGCAGCGGCCGCTCACCGTCGTGGCCCAGCGGGTCCAGGTGAGCGCCTACCCCGATGCCTACGCCAAGCACGAGGAACTGGCCGGACGCATCGTCGACGCGCTCGCCGGCGGCGCCGCCCGGACCGTGGAGATCGCCGGGAAGGCCGTGTGCGACGCGGCGGCCGGAGACCGGATCGCCGCCTCCGGCTGGACCGCACCGCTGCCCGGCGGCGTGGTCTCCGGCTTCCGCACCACCGCCCGTCCCAGCCACCACGGCGTGGACCTGGCCGCCTCGAAGGGCACGCCGATCCACGCCGCCTCGGCGGGCCGGGTGCTGGTGGCCCGCTGCGACCCCGACCGCTCCGGGCGGAAGGACTGCGACCGGGACGGCTGGCCGAACAAGGGCGGCTGCGGATGGTTCGTGGACATCCTGCACGCCGGCGGGTTCATCACCCGCTACTGCCACATGGTCGAGCGACCCCGCGTGGTGCCGGGTCAGTCGGTCGCGGCGGGCGAGGTCATCGGACTCTCCGGCAGCAGCGGCAACTCGTCCGGTCCCCACCTGCACTTCGAGGTGCACAAGAACGGCGACCGCTCCAGCAACGGTGCGGACAACCCGGTGCCCTTCATGCGCAAGCGGGGCGCGCCCCTCGGCGAAACCGGGTGA
- a CDS encoding FtsK/SpoIIIE domain-containing protein has protein sequence MDAVATPKARAGRAAALHRRAEAAATAAAGILDEIRPAPADHHRQYELAERLRAAAELAASGWAGGPLETLTAATPPGDGPPPLVRVGSAAPLDDARFPALAPLFGSGHVSLDADASDPRVAGLLRALLLRVFAATPTGALLARAVDGGSGAAFAGYATLADAGLLPPPATDLAGMRAVLAEAEQWVAAGTARQRAHDRTLLLVVAALPEGTTTADLDRLAGLAEGGPRAGLHLVVAGWPDGGALPRATAITVRTAYALVGDPPGAGFSSPGAEPPGGLNSPVFLDEDPPAELVAAVCARLVRQIEDGSRLSLGDLLPADGFWTGGSADGLSTTVGDAAGRPVSLGFAELTPHWLVSGRGQAGRSAFLTDALFGLAARYGPDELALYLADLADGESFVEFLQTERDRSWVPQVRAAGMAADREYVADLFGELEAELRRREEASRRAGGQRYAELRQHQPLPRIVCVIDNFPLVLRERDRLATDLLTRLDALARAGRSYGIHLVLAGEGDLGIGGPRDPLLGQFPVRVALPGGSAVLEPANDSAAGLPVGSAVVNTAGGLGGPRGATRGHERMIRFPDPYEDPDVLAGLRRRLWEARGESAAPPVVFAGYARPLLANDPRHRAALAGRAHAPAALLGRAVDVRRSTVAVPLGPGAGRNLAVLGRDEEAERLLVTAVRSAAVAHPGAARFVLAPLANGSAEPAGVLAAELAGRHRVETVDAAGLRTAMASDEPGYLVVFGLDVPDAEELPPELLRSLLLEGPPAGRHLLGWWRTPAPLAGLLGPEGEVDKLTAVAVTDVPGGRLEQLFDRPVWWRPRPGRAMLWDGPDEQGTIFVPFGAGEGSA, from the coding sequence GTGGACGCGGTGGCGACTCCGAAGGCGCGCGCCGGCCGGGCCGCCGCGCTGCACCGCCGGGCCGAGGCCGCCGCGACGGCGGCGGCGGGCATCCTCGACGAGATCCGGCCCGCGCCGGCGGACCATCACCGGCAGTACGAGCTGGCCGAGCGCCTGCGCGCGGCGGCCGAGCTGGCGGCGTCGGGTTGGGCCGGCGGTCCGCTGGAGACGTTGACCGCGGCGACGCCACCCGGTGACGGCCCGCCGCCACTGGTCCGGGTGGGCTCCGCCGCGCCGCTCGACGACGCCCGGTTCCCTGCGCTCGCGCCCCTGTTCGGCAGCGGCCACGTGAGCCTCGACGCCGACGCCTCGGACCCTCGGGTGGCCGGGCTGCTCCGGGCGCTGCTGCTGCGCGTGTTCGCGGCGACGCCGACGGGCGCGCTGCTGGCCCGCGCGGTGGACGGCGGTTCCGGTGCGGCCTTCGCCGGGTACGCGACGCTCGCCGACGCGGGTCTGCTCCCTCCGCCCGCCACCGACCTCGCGGGGATGCGCGCGGTGCTGGCCGAGGCGGAGCAGTGGGTGGCCGCCGGCACGGCCCGGCAGCGGGCGCACGACCGGACGCTGCTGCTCGTGGTGGCCGCGCTGCCGGAGGGCACGACAACTGCTGACCTGGACCGGCTCGCCGGCCTGGCCGAGGGCGGGCCCCGGGCCGGGCTGCATCTGGTGGTGGCCGGCTGGCCGGACGGCGGTGCGCTGCCGCGCGCCACGGCGATCACGGTCCGTACCGCGTACGCGCTCGTCGGCGATCCGCCCGGCGCGGGGTTCAGCAGTCCCGGCGCCGAGCCGCCGGGCGGGCTGAACTCGCCGGTGTTCCTGGACGAGGATCCGCCCGCCGAGCTGGTCGCCGCTGTGTGCGCGCGGCTGGTCCGGCAGATCGAGGACGGCTCCCGCCTCTCGCTGGGTGACCTGCTTCCGGCGGACGGTTTCTGGACGGGCGGCTCGGCGGACGGGCTGAGCACCACTGTGGGTGACGCCGCGGGGCGCCCGGTCAGTCTCGGCTTCGCCGAGCTGACCCCGCACTGGCTGGTCAGTGGCCGGGGCCAGGCCGGCCGGTCGGCGTTCCTGACCGACGCGCTGTTCGGGCTCGCCGCCCGGTACGGCCCGGACGAGCTGGCGCTCTACCTGGCCGACCTGGCCGACGGTGAGTCCTTCGTGGAGTTCCTCCAGACTGAGCGGGACCGTTCCTGGGTGCCGCAGGTACGCGCCGCCGGGATGGCGGCCGACCGGGAGTACGTGGCCGACCTGTTCGGCGAGTTGGAGGCGGAGCTGCGCCGCCGCGAGGAGGCGTCCCGGCGGGCCGGCGGGCAGCGCTACGCCGAGCTGCGGCAGCACCAGCCGCTGCCCCGGATCGTCTGCGTGATCGACAACTTTCCGCTGGTGCTGCGCGAGCGGGACCGGCTCGCCACCGACCTGCTGACCCGGCTGGACGCGCTGGCCCGCGCCGGCCGGTCGTACGGCATCCACCTGGTGCTCGCGGGCGAGGGTGACCTGGGCATCGGCGGTCCGCGTGACCCGCTGCTCGGCCAGTTCCCGGTCCGGGTGGCGCTCCCCGGCGGCTCGGCCGTGCTGGAGCCGGCGAACGACTCGGCGGCCGGGCTGCCGGTTGGTAGCGCGGTGGTGAACACGGCGGGTGGTCTGGGCGGCCCACGCGGCGCGACCCGGGGGCATGAGCGGATGATCCGCTTCCCGGACCCGTACGAGGACCCGGACGTCCTGGCCGGCCTGCGGCGACGTCTCTGGGAGGCGCGGGGCGAGTCGGCGGCCCCGCCGGTGGTGTTCGCCGGGTACGCCCGCCCGCTGCTCGCCAACGACCCCCGGCACCGGGCCGCGCTGGCCGGGCGGGCCCACGCGCCCGCCGCGTTGCTGGGCCGGGCGGTGGACGTGCGGCGGTCCACGGTGGCGGTGCCGCTGGGGCCGGGCGCGGGGCGCAACCTGGCCGTCCTGGGCCGGGACGAGGAGGCTGAACGGCTGCTGGTGACGGCGGTGCGCAGCGCGGCCGTGGCGCATCCGGGCGCGGCCCGGTTCGTGCTGGCGCCGCTGGCGAACGGGTCGGCCGAGCCGGCCGGGGTGCTCGCCGCGGAGTTGGCCGGGCGGCACCGGGTGGAGACCGTCGACGCGGCCGGGCTGCGGACCGCGATGGCGTCGGACGAGCCCGGTTACCTGGTCGTGTTCGGGCTGGACGTGCCGGACGCCGAGGAGCTGCCGCCGGAGCTGCTGCGGTCGCTGCTGCTGGAGGGGCCGCCGGCCGGGCGGCACCTGCTCGGCTGGTGGCGTACGCCGGCGCCGCTGGCCGGGCTGCTCGGCCCGGAGGGCGAGGTGGACAAGCTCACCGCCGTGGCGGTCACCGACGTGCCGGGCGGGCGGCTGGAGCAGCTCTTCGACCGTCCGGTCTGGTGGCGGCCCCGGCCGGGGCGCGCGATGCTCTGGGACGGCCCGGACGAGCAGGGCACCATCTTCGTGCCCTTCGGCGCCGGGGAGGGGTCGGCATGA
- the folE gene encoding GTP cyclohydrolase I FolE has translation MAARLISGKLTGGPVEDSVDLARIEKAVREILIAVGEDPDRDGLQQTPARVARAYAELFAGLRVDPAQVLRTTFEANHEELVLVRDIDVMSLCEHHLLPFRGSAHIGYIPGPDGRITGLSKLARLVEVFARRPQVQERLTSQIADLLMSSLAPRGVIVVLECEHMCMAMRGIQKSGAKTITSAVRGGLQNDAKSRAEAMALIMAR, from the coding sequence GTGGCCGCGCGCCTGATCAGCGGCAAGCTGACAGGTGGTCCGGTGGAGGACAGCGTCGACCTCGCCCGGATCGAGAAGGCGGTCCGCGAGATCCTCATCGCGGTCGGCGAGGACCCGGACCGCGACGGCCTCCAGCAGACGCCCGCCCGGGTCGCCCGCGCGTACGCCGAGCTCTTCGCCGGCCTGCGGGTCGACCCGGCGCAGGTGCTGCGTACCACCTTCGAGGCCAACCACGAGGAACTGGTGCTCGTCCGGGACATCGACGTGATGAGCCTCTGCGAGCACCACCTGCTGCCGTTCCGGGGCAGCGCGCACATCGGCTACATCCCCGGCCCGGACGGCCGCATCACCGGCCTGTCCAAGCTGGCCCGGCTGGTCGAGGTGTTCGCCCGCCGGCCGCAGGTGCAGGAGCGGCTCACCTCGCAGATCGCCGACCTGCTGATGTCCAGCCTCGCCCCGCGCGGCGTCATCGTGGTGCTGGAGTGCGAGCACATGTGCATGGCGATGCGCGGCATCCAGAAGTCCGGCGCGAAGACGATCACGTCGGCGGTGCGCGGCGGCCTCCAGAACGACGCCAAGTCCCGGGCCGAGGCAATGGCACTGATCATGGCCCGCTGA